Genomic window (Stenotrophomonas maltophilia):
GACCTGTACGGGCGCCACATCGACGTGGAGTTCGTCGCCAAGCTGCGCGACGAAGAGAAATTCAATGATCTGGCGGCCCTGACCGACCAGATGCACCGCGACGCCGAACAGGCGCGCGCCATCCTTTCCGAACATAGATTGCGAGCCACTGCGTGAGCCAGGACTACAAGACCACCCTGAACCTGCCAGCCACCGAATTCCCGATGCGCGGCGATCTGCCCAAGCGCGAGCCGGGCATTCTGGCGCGGTGGGAAGAGCAGGGGCTCTACCAGCAGCTGCGCGACAACGCCTCCGGCCGCCCGCTGTTCGTGCTGCACGACGGCCCGCCGTACGCCAACGGCCGCATCCACCTGGGCCACGCGGTCAACAAGATCCTGAAGGACATCATCGTCAAGTCGCGCTACCTGGCCGGCTTCGATGCGCCCTACGTGCCGGGTTGGGACTGCCATGGCCTGCCGATCGAGATCGCGGTCGAGAAGAAGTGGGGCAAGGTCGGCACCAAGCTCGACGCCGTCGAGTTCCGCCAGAAGTGCCGTGAGTTCGCCGAAGAGCAGATCAACATCCAGCGCGTGGACTTCAAGCGCCTGGGCGTGACCGGCGACTGGGACAACCCGTACAAGACCCTGAGCTTCGATTTCGAAGCCAACGAAATCCGTGCGCTGGCCAAGGTCGTGGCCAACGGCCATCTGGTGCGTGGCGCCAAGCCGGTGTACTGGTGCTTCGACTGCGGCTCGGCGCTGGCCGAGGCCGAGATCGAATACCAGGAAAAGGAATCGCCGGCGATCGACGTGGCCTACGCCGCGCGTGACGCGCAGGCCATCGGCCAGGCGTTCGGCGTGAGCGTGCCGGCCGACGTGGAAGTGGCCGTGCCGATCTGGACCACCACGCCGTGGACGCTGCCGGCCTCGCTGGCGGTGTCGCTGGGTGCGGAAATCAACTACGTCCTGGCCGAGGGCCCGGCGCACAACGGCAAGCGCCGTTGGCTGGTGCTGGCCGCCGCGCTGGCCGAGCGCGCACTGCAGCGCTACGGCGTGGATGAAGTGGTGCTGCACGGTGAAACCACCGGCGCGGCGCTGGAGAACCAGCTGCTGGCGCACCCGTTCTACCCGGAGCGCGAGATCCTGGTGCTCAACGGCGACCATGTGTCCGACGAGGACGGTACCGGTGCGGTGCACACCGCCCCCGGCCACGGCCAGGAAGACTTCGTGGTCAGCCAGAAGTACGGCCTGCTGGACAAGTACAACGCCGGCCAGGTGACCCCGATCGACGGCCGTGGCGTGTACCTGGAATCGACCCCGCCGGCCGGTGACGTGGTGCTGGCTGGCCAGCACCTGTGGAAGGCGCAGGAGGCCATCGTCGGCGTGCTGCGCGACAACGGTTCGCTGCTGGCCTTCCACCCGATCCGCCACAGCTACCCGCACTGCTGGCGCCACAAGACGCCGGTGGTGTTCCGCGCCACCCCGCAGTGGTTCATCTCGATGGACAAGGCCAACCTGCGCAACGATGCGCTGGCCGCCATCGACACCGTCGGCTGGTTCCCGACCTGGGGCAAGGCGCGCATCCAGAGCATGGTCGACGGTCGCCCGGACTGGACCATCTCGCGCCAGCGCACCTGGGGCGTGCCGATCGCACTGTTCACCCACCGCCAGACCGGCGAGATCCATCCGCGCTCGGTGGAGCTGATGCAGCAGGTGGCCGACCGCGTCGAAGCCGAGGGCATCGACGTGTGGTA
Coding sequences:
- the ileS gene encoding isoleucine--tRNA ligase; the protein is MSQDYKTTLNLPATEFPMRGDLPKREPGILARWEEQGLYQQLRDNASGRPLFVLHDGPPYANGRIHLGHAVNKILKDIIVKSRYLAGFDAPYVPGWDCHGLPIEIAVEKKWGKVGTKLDAVEFRQKCREFAEEQINIQRVDFKRLGVTGDWDNPYKTLSFDFEANEIRALAKVVANGHLVRGAKPVYWCFDCGSALAEAEIEYQEKESPAIDVAYAARDAQAIGQAFGVSVPADVEVAVPIWTTTPWTLPASLAVSLGAEINYVLAEGPAHNGKRRWLVLAAALAERALQRYGVDEVVLHGETTGAALENQLLAHPFYPEREILVLNGDHVSDEDGTGAVHTAPGHGQEDFVVSQKYGLLDKYNAGQVTPIDGRGVYLESTPPAGDVVLAGQHLWKAQEAIVGVLRDNGSLLAFHPIRHSYPHCWRHKTPVVFRATPQWFISMDKANLRNDALAAIDTVGWFPTWGKARIQSMVDGRPDWTISRQRTWGVPIALFTHRQTGEIHPRSVELMQQVADRVEAEGIDVWYSLDAAELLGAEAADYEKVPDILDVWFDSGVTHEGVLAARGFGKPADLYLEGSDQHRGWFQSSLLTGVAIDKRAPYKQCLTHGFTVDEHGRKMSKSLGNGIEPQDIMNKLGADILRLWIASADYSNEMSLSQEILKRNADAYRRLRNTARFLLGNLDGFDPAQHLQPLDQMVALDRWIVHRAWELQEKIKAAYDGYNMAEIVQLLLNFCSVDLGSLYLDVTKDRLYTMPTDSHGRRSAQSAMYHIAEAFTRWVAPILTFTADELWGYLPGERAEHVLFTTWYDGLAPLPADAQLNAADFDQLLAVREQVAKVLEPMRANGAIGAALEAEITIATSEEQAARWQPLADELRFLFISGDVQVRPATTDEVFVSAQPTTKAKCVRCWHHRADVGSNADHPELCGRCVSNITGAGEVRSWF